Proteins found in one Streptococcus iniae genomic segment:
- a CDS encoding CPBP family intramembrane glutamic endopeptidase, with product MKSIFKKNIDWINDQNGFLPIWKVLVLYILFVGLAMFMEKFGLQVTSWFNPDIPRDSQAFIDLLNTEPLSNIMMGLFSVFLLFGSFYVFGARFFGPKKDNRPIMKWVFIGIALVLALQFGDYLLNHFGPQIGLSENQQAHNEAIKNADFWRLVITLGVIPSLEEELVVRGLIQRFGFAKWPIVGIIVQALIFGNMHYATSPIHSLLYILNGGVFGYVYYKSGRLEVPMLVHFICNVLIVVYFKFLT from the coding sequence ATGAAATCGATTTTTAAAAAGAACATCGACTGGATCAATGACCAAAATGGTTTTCTTCCAATTTGGAAGGTACTTGTGTTGTATATTCTGTTTGTAGGACTTGCAATGTTTATGGAGAAATTTGGACTTCAAGTTACCTCTTGGTTTAATCCAGATATTCCTAGAGATAGTCAGGCCTTTATCGACCTTTTAAACACAGAGCCCTTATCTAATATAATGATGGGATTGTTTAGTGTTTTTCTGTTATTTGGCAGTTTTTATGTATTTGGGGCTCGTTTTTTTGGTCCCAAAAAAGATAATCGTCCTATTATGAAATGGGTTTTTATTGGTATTGCACTGGTCTTAGCTTTACAGTTTGGTGATTATTTACTAAATCATTTTGGCCCGCAGATTGGTCTTTCTGAAAACCAACAAGCTCATAATGAGGCCATAAAAAATGCGGATTTCTGGCGTTTGGTTATTACATTAGGTGTTATTCCGTCTTTAGAGGAAGAATTGGTTGTGCGTGGCCTTATTCAAAGGTTTGGCTTTGCCAAATGGCCGATTGTAGGGATTATTGTCCAAGCTTTGATTTTTGGAAATATGCACTATGCTACCAGTCCTATACATTCTCTTTTATATATCTTAAATGGTGGTGTATTTGGTTATGTTTATTACAAATCAGGGCGTTTGGAAGTGCCCATGCTAGTGCATTTTATTTGTAACGTTCTTATTGTGGTATATTTTAAATTCCTAACTTAA